In Cydia fagiglandana chromosome 9, ilCydFagi1.1, whole genome shotgun sequence, a single window of DNA contains:
- the LOC134667332 gene encoding putative inorganic phosphate cotransporter has product MDDNTEAQAQAHNLLGQKTRKQPKVVDNALTRALRSCCFIPQRYILGVMGLLGVCNAYTMRVCLNLAITQMVLPIHKNESDSTNNNTELICDSDPIPANTTVFISPYATQTWDQATQGLILSGFYYGYAATQVPGGYLAEKWGGKWTLGVGLLSTALFTFLTPWVIRMGNGGWGGLFALRVLQGMGEGPTMPALMIMLARWVPPHERSFQGALVFGGAQIGNIFGSFMSGILLSDGQDWANVFYFFGGFGLLWFLLWSLFCYSTPNTHPFISKKELSYLNANVTTADHKAAKDPVPWKAILRSWPVWALVCAAVGHDWGYYTMVSDLPKYSHDVLKYNIATTGLLTALPYAAMWISSFIFGFVCDLCIKKGWHTIKTGRIIHTTIAATGPAICIVLASYAGCNRDLAMAYFVLSMALMGGFYSGMKVNALDLAPNYAGTLTSLVNTTSTFAGIATPFLIGLLTPNSTLSEWRVAFWVCFAVLVGTNVVYCIWADGKQQWWDDVRQFGYPPNWNHGPLVRDTVPDQEAVMTKMTNKSSDNDVY; this is encoded by the exons ATGGACGATAATACAGAAGCACAAGCGCAGGCGCACAATCTGCTGGGGCAGAAAACTCGGAAACAACCAAAGGTTGTGGATAACGCATTGACTAGGGCTTTGCGATCAT GTTGTTTCATTCCTCAACGCTACATACTCGGAGTGATGGGCCTTCTCGGAGTCTGCAACGCCTACACTATGAGGGTGTGCCTGAACTTGGCTATCACGCAGATGGTGCTACCGATCCACAAGAACGAATCAGACTCTACCAATAACAACACTGAACTAATATGCGATAGCGACCCGATCCCTGCCAACACTACAGTGTTtataagtcca TACGCAACACAAACCTGGGACCAGGCCACTCAGGGTCTAATCCTAAGTGGTTTCTACTACGGCTACGCCGCCACTCAAGTCCCTGGAGGCTACCTGGCCGAGAAGTGGGGCGGCAAGTGGACCTTGGGCGTGGGTCTACTGAGCACAGCTCTGTTCACCTTCCTTACTCCGTGGGTCATCCGTATGGGTAATGGAGGCTGGGGTGGCCTGTTCGCTCTTAGAGTGCTTCAAGGAATGGGAGAG ggTCCCACGATGCCAGCTCTCATGATAATGCTGGCCAGATGGGTGCCGCCACACGAGCGCTCTTTCCAAGGCGCCCTCGTCTTCGGCGGTGCTCAGATCGGCAACATTTTCGGCTCCTTCATGTCCGGCATCCTATTGTCTGATGGCCAAGACTGGGCCAATGTGTTCTACTTCTTCGGTGGCTTTGGTCTGCTATGGTTTCTTTTGTGG AGTTTATTCTGCTACAGCACACCGAACACGCATCCATTTATCTCAAAGAAGGAGCTCAGCTATCTGAACGCCAACGTGACAACGGCCGACCACAAGGCCGCCAAGGACCCGGTGCCATGGAAGGCTATACTGAGATCGTGGCCCGTGTGGGCGTTAGTTTGTGCCGCT GTCGGCCACGACTGGGGTTACTACACTATGGTCTCAGACTTACCAAAGTACTCTCACGACGTCCTCAAATACAACATCGCGACCACCGGCTTGCTGACCGCCCTGCCCTATGCCGCTATGTGGATCAGCTCCTTTATATTCGGATTTGTTTGTGACCTGTGCATCAAAAAGGGCTGGCATACGATCAAAACTGGAAGGATCATCCATACaactatag CTGCAACGGGCCCCGCGATATGCATCGTTCTTGCGTCATACGCAGGCTGTAACCGGGACCTCGCCATGGCTTACTTTGTCCTCTCCATGGCTTTGATGGGAGGATTCTACAGCGGAATGAAG GTGAACGCGCTAGACTTGGCGCCGAACTATGCCGGCACGCTGACGTCTCTAGTCAACACCACGTCCACCTTTGCAGGGATCGCCACTCCCTTCCTTATCGGACTGTTAACCCCTAAT TCAACTCTAAGCGAGTGGCGCGTCGCCTTCTGGGTGTGCTTCGCCGTGTTGGTCGGCACCAACGTGGTGTACTGCATCTGGGCGGACGGCAAGCAGCAGTGGTGGGACGACGTGCGGCAGTTTGGCTACCCGCCGAACTGGAACCATGGCCCGCTTGTCAGAGACACAGTGCCTGACCAGGAAGCCGTTATGACGAAAATGACCAACAAAAGTAGCGACAATGACGTTTATTAG